Proteins encoded by one window of Chryseobacterium foetidum:
- a CDS encoding UvrD-helicase domain-containing protein translates to MQNSYTVINASAGSGKTYALVQRLLMICLRYPNQAQSIRNILALTFTNKAANEMKERILSWLGRFTENNYADNSDLKNIQIAFEAEGLKIDIHELHYRSKKLLDYVLHNYSTLNIGTIDRFNSRLVRSFSYELGLAKNFNLEIDPEPFLIEAVDKMLDQIGENDVISNSFMDYVDYSLENNERINLNKNLYDSAKEFVKDIHYENLQKNKDFDNEKYEDIKNTLRKEISANKKKSLELTLHSIQLFKDRAIEIEDFAQGKNGLGGFFVKVADYYQKNRKDFPFPANEESARNTFGKGAAAKSKHKEQDILEILDQLLENRIQLIKIFIETQKKEKILAALLPLKVNKDIQDELKKIEEENDLVLLSKFNILINENLKSEPSAFIYEKVGSQFHHYFFDEFQDTSELQWQNFLPLRDHAVSSDNTSFTLVGDPKQSIYRFRGGESQLMLDIISKKEITPKEASLLVLKDNWRSAKNIVNFNNDLYRFHSANLNEEHQNIFGTDGEQNPKSSLEGRVKINLIENLTNEDFYTDTSEKMQKDIQESLDNGFSFSDITILCRGNFDIFSYSQKLGNLTVNYKGETTNIKTISDKGLTLDLSNTLKAVIEFLRWQSNRKNKTSLIMMMYFLRKSGRIVMDDFTVGMQEILNISDHELIAEQIEKIYGVKLHQDDFPKFNLYNFVEFYINEFSVENKETDFLLNFLEMLFNFTQNAGASTKEFLKYWDEEASKHTIQASENIDAIQIMTIHKAKGLEFPIVFIPMINKNRDAEFTNWFDTGDLDVLQSVNISQFSKNLEVYDEEIGIFNQENSYKNFVDRLCLQYVATTRPVEQLFFYIQKANKTSNNLEILEFVQSKNNVDDEFDLYPTEPEMLKKKIYHKKSSFKTKNITELKNLNEKTTSIKVATPSKNYQTRIEKVRIGLFVHELLSKINTKKDIAKVLEKYILEGQITLEEKVDIEKNLLRIIDQHKEFFDEKWEVINEKDIMISENGVTKIYRPDRILKHQNEYVIVDFKTGEESEKNDAQIENYKNVLESLGRKVVKTQLIYI, encoded by the coding sequence ATGCAAAATTCATATACGGTAATCAACGCTTCGGCGGGATCAGGGAAAACGTATGCTCTTGTGCAGCGGCTTCTGATGATCTGTCTTCGTTATCCCAATCAGGCACAGTCAATTCGGAATATTCTGGCGTTGACATTCACCAACAAAGCTGCCAACGAAATGAAAGAAAGAATTCTTTCGTGGCTGGGAAGATTTACTGAAAATAATTATGCAGATAATTCAGATTTAAAAAATATTCAGATCGCTTTTGAAGCTGAAGGTTTGAAAATAGATATTCACGAGCTTCATTACCGTTCGAAGAAGCTTTTGGATTACGTTCTTCACAACTATTCCACTTTAAATATCGGGACGATTGACCGTTTTAATTCCCGTTTGGTAAGAAGTTTTTCATACGAATTGGGTTTAGCCAAAAACTTTAATCTTGAAATTGATCCTGAACCTTTTTTAATTGAAGCCGTCGACAAAATGCTCGATCAGATTGGGGAAAACGATGTGATTTCCAATTCATTCATGGATTATGTGGATTACAGTTTAGAAAATAATGAAAGAATTAACCTCAACAAAAATCTCTACGATTCTGCAAAAGAATTTGTGAAAGACATTCATTATGAGAATCTTCAGAAAAATAAAGATTTTGATAATGAGAAATATGAAGACATTAAAAATACGCTTCGAAAAGAAATTTCAGCCAATAAAAAGAAGTCGCTTGAGCTTACGTTACATTCAATTCAGCTTTTCAAAGACAGAGCGATTGAAATTGAAGATTTTGCTCAGGGTAAAAATGGTTTGGGCGGATTTTTTGTAAAAGTTGCAGATTATTATCAGAAAAACAGGAAAGATTTTCCGTTTCCGGCCAATGAGGAATCGGCCCGAAATACTTTCGGGAAGGGTGCTGCAGCAAAATCGAAACATAAGGAACAGGATATTCTTGAAATTCTTGATCAGCTTCTTGAAAACCGTATTCAACTCATTAAAATTTTTATTGAAACACAGAAAAAAGAAAAAATTCTCGCTGCACTTTTGCCTTTAAAGGTAAATAAAGACATTCAGGATGAGCTGAAAAAGATTGAAGAGGAAAACGATTTGGTTCTGCTTTCAAAATTCAATATTTTGATCAATGAAAATCTGAAAAGTGAACCTTCGGCATTCATTTATGAAAAAGTGGGCTCGCAGTTTCATCATTATTTCTTTGATGAATTTCAGGATACATCGGAGCTTCAATGGCAGAATTTTCTTCCGTTGAGAGATCATGCCGTTTCCAGTGACAACACTTCATTTACTTTGGTGGGTGACCCGAAACAGAGTATTTACCGTTTTCGTGGTGGTGAAAGTCAGTTGATGCTCGACATTATCAGCAAAAAAGAAATTACGCCGAAAGAAGCATCACTTTTGGTTTTAAAAGACAACTGGCGGAGTGCGAAAAATATTGTGAATTTCAATAATGACCTGTACCGTTTTCATTCAGCAAATTTGAACGAAGAACATCAGAATATTTTTGGAACTGACGGCGAACAGAACCCAAAATCGTCTCTTGAAGGAAGGGTAAAAATAAACCTCATCGAAAATCTCACGAATGAAGATTTTTACACCGACACTTCAGAAAAAATGCAGAAAGACATTCAGGAAAGCCTTGATAACGGCTTTTCGTTTTCTGACATTACCATTCTGTGCCGTGGCAATTTTGATATTTTCAGCTACTCTCAAAAACTGGGAAATCTGACAGTCAATTACAAAGGCGAAACCACCAATATCAAAACAATTTCAGACAAAGGACTTACTTTGGATCTTTCGAATACACTGAAAGCTGTCATCGAATTTCTGAGATGGCAAAGCAACAGAAAAAACAAAACGAGCCTGATTATGATGATGTATTTTCTGAGAAAATCGGGACGGATTGTAATGGATGATTTTACTGTTGGAATGCAGGAAATTCTGAATATTTCAGACCATGAACTCATTGCGGAGCAGATTGAAAAAATTTATGGCGTAAAGCTTCATCAGGACGATTTCCCAAAATTTAATCTTTATAATTTTGTCGAATTTTACATCAATGAATTTTCGGTAGAAAATAAGGAAACTGATTTCCTTTTAAATTTCCTCGAAATGTTATTTAATTTCACTCAAAATGCAGGAGCGAGCACAAAAGAATTTCTGAAATACTGGGATGAGGAAGCTTCAAAACACACCATTCAGGCCTCGGAAAACATTGATGCGATTCAGATCATGACGATTCATAAGGCGAAAGGACTTGAGTTTCCGATCGTTTTTATCCCGATGATCAATAAAAACCGTGATGCGGAATTTACCAATTGGTTCGACACCGGAGATTTGGATGTTTTGCAATCGGTCAACATCAGCCAGTTCAGCAAAAATCTGGAAGTGTATGATGAAGAGATCGGAATTTTTAATCAGGAAAACTCGTACAAAAATTTCGTCGACAGGCTATGTCTGCAATATGTAGCGACTACAAGACCGGTTGAGCAGTTGTTTTTTTACATTCAGAAAGCAAATAAAACTTCAAATAATCTGGAGATTTTGGAATTTGTCCAGTCTAAAAATAATGTTGATGATGAATTTGATCTGTACCCAACAGAACCTGAAATGCTGAAAAAAAAGATTTACCATAAAAAATCTTCTTTCAAGACTAAAAATATTACCGAGCTTAAAAACCTCAACGAAAAGACGACTTCAATAAAAGTAGCGACACCTTCAAAAAATTATCAGACAAGAATTGAAAAAGTGAGAATCGGGCTTTTTGTGCACGAACTTCTGTCGAAAATTAATACCAAAAAAGACATCGCAAAAGTTTTAGAAAAATACATTCTGGAAGGTCAGATTACATTGGAAGAGAAAGTTGATATCGAAAAAAATCTCCTAAGAATTATTGATCAGCACAAAGAATTTTTCGATGAAAAATGGGAAGTTATCAACGAAAAAGACATTATGATTTCTGAAAACGGAGTAACAAAAATCTACAGACCTGACCGGATTTTAAAGCATCAAAATGAATACGTGATTGTCGATTTTAAAACCGGAGAGGAAAGCGAAAAAAATGATGCTCAAATCGAAAATTACAAAAACGTTTTGGAAAGTTTAGGGAGAAAGGTTGTGAAGACACAGTTGATTTATATTTGA
- a CDS encoding carboxypeptidase-like regulatory domain-containing protein has protein sequence MKFKLLFIFSFLLSLSFHAQEYIFGKTVSEENAEMPNVTVINIRTDERVLTNDDGHFMISGRKGDNLRFILLGYERFQTIITSENLKSPLNITLKRNALAIEEVVLKKRLTGDLAIDIKNYNPPTKVQKLKSDLGKYMSQKSDPGVLAAKPGEFVQPVTKGTFSFGKIKDKWDDVDFMNYLIHALGNDFFAELKIENSQIQHFIYYIFNSGFERKRILKYGYCSDADLNRFKSAVLLRITSYKSPPVITK, from the coding sequence GTGAAATTTAAATTACTCTTTATCTTTTCGTTTCTTCTTTCACTCAGTTTCCATGCTCAGGAATATATTTTTGGGAAGACGGTTTCTGAGGAAAATGCAGAAATGCCCAACGTCACGGTAATCAACATCCGTACTGACGAAAGAGTGTTGACCAATGACGATGGTCATTTTATGATCTCAGGAAGAAAAGGTGACAATCTGCGTTTCATACTGCTGGGCTACGAACGTTTTCAGACAATTATAACTTCTGAAAATTTAAAATCACCTTTAAATATTACCCTTAAAAGAAATGCGCTTGCGATTGAGGAAGTTGTTTTGAAGAAGAGACTTACGGGAGATCTCGCAATCGATATAAAAAATTACAATCCGCCTACCAAAGTTCAGAAATTGAAGTCTGATTTGGGGAAATACATGAGCCAAAAATCTGATCCAGGAGTGTTGGCAGCAAAACCAGGCGAGTTTGTGCAGCCCGTTACGAAAGGTACTTTTAGTTTTGGGAAAATTAAAGACAAATGGGACGATGTAGATTTTATGAATTATCTGATTCATGCATTAGGAAATGATTTTTTTGCCGAACTGAAGATCGAAAATTCTCAAATTCAGCATTTTATCTACTATATTTTCAACAGTGGTTTTGAGAGAAAGCGAATTCTGAAATACGGTTATTGCAGCGATGCAGATCTGAACAGATTTAAAAGTGCAGTTCTGCTGAGAATAACGTCCTACAAATCTCCGCCAGTCATTACAAAATGA
- a CDS encoding carboxypeptidase-like regulatory domain-containing protein, which produces MKINLFFLSLLFSVLSFAQNTVSGTVSDENGSLQGQVLVFNFNKNQSVFSNTDGSFSIHADPNDEIRFVKDGFYRFDLKVTAKSFADKNTVIIRHVEIIIPEVELKFQPTGNLEKDANNVGISKRVAALNSKMDAYMKSPMTEAIPENATPKSFQPHNFNEGQVSLIGVAEAITKLISVKTTKPNYYETRDFLARLKSEIDLSYYRKFGMGDEGIDRFLLYAEDIFMLSKKYRKKFDKAKISNDLMSAFSEYKKTNNLEY; this is translated from the coding sequence ATGAAAATAAATTTATTTTTCCTTTCTTTATTGTTTTCCGTGCTTTCATTTGCTCAGAATACAGTTTCAGGAACTGTTTCTGATGAAAACGGAAGTTTGCAGGGTCAGGTTTTGGTGTTTAATTTTAACAAAAATCAATCTGTTTTTTCAAATACTGACGGAAGTTTCTCGATTCATGCTGATCCAAACGACGAAATTCGGTTTGTGAAAGATGGATTTTATCGGTTTGATTTAAAAGTAACTGCAAAATCTTTCGCTGACAAAAACACTGTGATAATCAGACATGTAGAAATTATCATCCCCGAAGTCGAATTAAAATTTCAGCCAACCGGAAATCTTGAAAAAGATGCTAATAATGTCGGAATTTCTAAAAGAGTTGCAGCCTTAAATTCTAAAATGGATGCGTATATGAAATCTCCCATGACTGAAGCTATACCTGAAAATGCGACGCCAAAATCCTTTCAGCCACACAATTTTAATGAAGGACAGGTGAGTCTTATTGGAGTTGCTGAAGCAATTACAAAATTGATAAGCGTAAAAACTACAAAGCCTAACTATTATGAAACCAGAGATTTTCTCGCCAGATTAAAGTCTGAAATTGATCTCAGTTATTACAGGAAATTTGGGATGGGAGATGAGGGAATTGACCGCTTTCTATTGTATGCTGAAGATATTTTTATGCTCTCAAAAAAGTATCGGAAGAAGTTTGATAAAGCAAAGATTTCCAATGATCTGATGTCAGCATTTAGCGAATATAAAAAGACTAATAATCTTGAATATTAA
- a CDS encoding GNAT family N-acetyltransferase — protein MEFNQITSPDDYRIRQIYSSYTSSFPEDERRDWIKFVQLFTHPNVKVFSVFNESENIGYVIIWELSDFIFVEHFEVFAEFRNQKAGSKIIDLLKENHPRIILEIEPENLNENSKRRFSFYQKNGFSLIDEMYIQPSYGNGKKKLDLWLLANFQPTNLGETTNEIHDVVYH, from the coding sequence ATGGAATTCAATCAGATTACTTCACCCGACGATTACAGAATCAGACAGATTTACAGTTCGTACACTTCCTCTTTTCCTGAGGACGAAAGGCGCGACTGGATCAAGTTCGTACAGCTTTTTACTCATCCAAACGTGAAGGTTTTTTCAGTTTTTAATGAAAGTGAAAACATCGGTTATGTCATTATTTGGGAACTTTCCGATTTTATTTTTGTAGAACATTTTGAAGTTTTTGCTGAATTCAGAAATCAAAAAGCAGGCTCAAAAATTATTGATCTTTTAAAGGAAAACCATCCAAGAATTATTCTGGAGATTGAGCCGGAAAATTTGAATGAAAATTCAAAACGAAGATTTTCGTTTTATCAGAAAAACGGTTTCAGCTTAATTGACGAAATGTACATCCAGCCAAGCTATGGCAACGGAAAAAAGAAACTTGACTTGTGGCTGTTGGCTAATTTTCAGCCTACAAATTTAGGTGAGACAACAAACGAAATTCATGATGTCGTTTATCATTAA
- a CDS encoding PspC family transcriptional regulator has translation MLDNLRHKMEREWFGVLTRMGAKLGIPVSKLRVFFIYSTFATAGFFFLIYLGLAFTLWIKDIFITRRPSVFDL, from the coding sequence ATGTTGGATAATTTACGTCATAAAATGGAAAGAGAATGGTTTGGAGTACTCACAAGAATGGGTGCCAAGCTGGGGATTCCCGTTTCTAAACTTCGGGTTTTCTTTATCTACTCCACTTTTGCAACGGCCGGATTTTTCTTTCTCATTTATCTTGGTCTTGCTTTTACGCTTTGGATCAAAGATATTTTTATCACACGCCGACCAAGTGTTTTTGATCTTTAA
- a CDS encoding DUF2851 family protein, protein MTEKLLQYLWNFRVFTNFDFKDTEGNPVDIIDFGRWNTDSGPDFLMAKIKINGVTLAGNIELHVRSSDWIFHQHTKDPNYDNIILHVVYQNDADIDEFKLKNIPTLELINHIDKSIFAKYEKLEKESQFIACEDLFDPKNIPVHFYEESLLKKLEEKSLEIEEDLKRFKNNYEAVLFHSLAYSFGLKVNAQIFKQIAESIDFTVFNKIRQNKTQIEALLFGISGWLENPEDKQMQIWKREFDFLNAKFEVNNIIIRPKFLRLRPPNFPTVRLSQLANLYHQHQNLFSKIIDAKNTDELLRIFKDIKASAYWDNHFNFGKVSPVDQPKILTKDFIELIFLNTVLPVKYTYHKYQNEEIAEEILAFYKDIVSEKNSVLDGWKNLGLKIKNALQSQGLIYHYKNYCTPKNCLNCSIGFKILKEQ, encoded by the coding sequence ATGACCGAAAAACTGCTTCAATACCTTTGGAACTTCAGGGTTTTTACCAATTTTGATTTTAAAGACACCGAAGGAAATCCCGTAGACATAATCGATTTCGGACGTTGGAATACAGACTCCGGACCCGATTTTCTGATGGCTAAAATAAAAATCAACGGAGTAACCTTAGCCGGAAACATTGAGCTCCACGTAAGATCTTCAGACTGGATTTTTCATCAGCACACCAAAGATCCCAACTACGACAACATTATTCTGCACGTAGTTTATCAGAATGACGCAGACATTGATGAATTTAAATTAAAAAATATTCCCACGCTTGAACTGATCAATCATATTGACAAATCTATTTTCGCAAAATATGAAAAGCTGGAAAAGGAAAGTCAGTTTATTGCATGTGAAGATTTATTCGATCCTAAAAATATCCCCGTTCATTTCTATGAAGAAAGTCTTCTGAAAAAACTCGAAGAAAAATCGCTTGAGATTGAAGAAGATCTGAAGAGATTTAAAAATAATTATGAAGCCGTTCTCTTCCACAGCCTCGCCTACTCCTTCGGTTTAAAAGTAAATGCGCAGATTTTTAAACAGATTGCGGAAAGTATTGATTTTACAGTTTTCAATAAAATCAGACAAAACAAAACGCAAATCGAAGCTCTCCTATTTGGCATTTCAGGCTGGCTGGAAAATCCTGAAGATAAACAAATGCAAATTTGGAAAAGAGAATTTGATTTTTTGAATGCCAAATTTGAAGTGAACAATATTATTATCCGACCAAAGTTTTTAAGATTAAGACCGCCAAACTTCCCAACAGTCAGGCTATCGCAATTAGCCAACCTTTACCATCAGCATCAAAACCTTTTTTCAAAAATAATTGATGCTAAAAATACCGACGAGCTGCTTCGTATTTTCAAAGATATTAAAGCGTCAGCATATTGGGACAATCATTTTAATTTTGGAAAAGTTTCGCCTGTAGATCAGCCTAAAATTTTAACTAAAGATTTCATTGAACTGATTTTTTTGAATACCGTACTGCCGGTAAAATATACGTATCACAAATACCAAAACGAAGAAATTGCCGAAGAGATTCTGGCGTTTTATAAAGATATTGTTTCAGAAAAAAACTCAGTTTTAGATGGTTGGAAAAATTTAGGCCTGAAAATAAAAAATGCTTTGCAGAGTCAGGGGTTAATTTATCATTATAAAAACTACTGCACACCAAAAAATTGCCTAAATTGCAGTATCGGTTTTAAAATATTAAAAGAGCAGTAA
- the bshA gene encoding N-acetyl-alpha-D-glucosaminyl L-malate synthase BshA, with the protein MKIGILCYPTYGGSGIVATELGMSLANKGYEVHFISSALPARLDITNPNIFFHKVNVQTYPLFQYQPYDIALSSMIYRVVNLYKLDLLHAHYAIPYAYAAFTAKQMLKEDNNDIPLVTTLHGTDITLVGQHPSYKHAVEFSINQSDAITSVSESLKKDTLQFFRIKKEIQVITNFIDNSEFDECNECQRTQFANPDEKILIHVSNLRPVKRVEEVLQIFKSVEKKVKSKLIIIGEGPDMEKVNQFLEHNPELISKIRLLGKVNDLYRILQLSDVFLLPSEQESFGLAALEAMAANTPVISSNAGGIPEVNIQGETGFLAEIGNVEAMSNYCIKLLSNEELLAQMKINAKQQAIKFDLKNVLPIYEEMYKTTIENFKGELTKV; encoded by the coding sequence ATGAAAATAGGCATACTTTGCTATCCTACCTACGGAGGAAGCGGAATTGTAGCAACAGAGCTCGGGATGTCTCTCGCCAACAAAGGCTATGAGGTACATTTCATCAGTTCTGCCCTGCCTGCAAGATTAGATATTACCAATCCCAATATATTTTTTCACAAGGTAAACGTGCAGACTTATCCACTCTTTCAGTATCAGCCTTATGATATTGCGTTGAGCTCGATGATCTACCGTGTTGTGAATCTCTACAAACTTGATTTACTGCATGCGCATTACGCAATTCCGTATGCTTATGCAGCGTTTACGGCAAAGCAGATGCTGAAAGAAGACAATAACGATATTCCTTTGGTGACCACTCTTCACGGAACTGATATTACTTTGGTAGGTCAGCACCCGAGCTATAAACACGCAGTAGAATTTTCTATTAACCAGTCGGATGCAATCACATCGGTATCTGAAAGTTTGAAAAAAGACACGCTTCAGTTTTTCAGAATTAAAAAAGAAATTCAGGTGATTACCAATTTTATCGATAATTCTGAATTTGATGAATGCAATGAATGCCAGCGTACGCAATTTGCCAATCCGGATGAGAAAATCCTGATTCACGTTTCCAACTTACGTCCTGTCAAAAGGGTTGAAGAAGTTCTGCAGATTTTTAAAAGTGTGGAGAAAAAGGTAAAATCAAAACTCATCATTATTGGTGAAGGTCCGGATATGGAAAAGGTAAACCAGTTTCTGGAACACAATCCCGAACTGATTTCCAAAATCAGACTTTTGGGTAAAGTGAATGATCTGTACAGAATTCTTCAGCTTTCTGACGTATTTCTACTTCCATCTGAACAGGAAAGTTTCGGTCTTGCTGCTTTGGAAGCGATGGCTGCCAACACTCCCGTTATCAGTTCCAATGCCGGAGGAATTCCCGAAGTGAATATTCAGGGGGAAACAGGTTTCCTTGCTGAGATTGGAAATGTGGAGGCAATGAGCAATTACTGCATCAAGCTTCTGAGCAACGAGGAACTTTTAGCCCAAATGAAAATCAATGCCAAGCAGCAGGCGATTAAGTTTGACCTGAAAAACGTTCTCCCAATTTACGAGGAAATGTATAAGACGACGATTGAGAATTTCAAAGGGGAACTGACGAAAGTATAA
- a CDS encoding glycoside hydrolase family 3 protein, with the protein MKKLSNVALIVLLILNVNLHAQYQPKDWSKADIKKAEKWVDDKYNSLSQSEKLGQLFIVALYTNKGDNHIDEIRNIVKNEQIGGLILMQDDAAREITLVNEFQQKSKTPMMIGMDAEWGLYQRIATAHKYPWAMTLGAIQDKDLIEKMSAKIAEDCHRMGINWDFAPVVDVNTNPNNPIIGNRSFGSEVKNVTKSALAYSNGLQNNNILAAIKHFPGHGDTSTDSHLDLPVVSHKIDRLNEVEIAPFKALMNKNIGGVMVAHLYVPALESRKGIPASVSQNIVTGLLKEKLGYKGLIITDALNMGAVANKYKPGELDAMAFKAGNDIMLFSQGVAEGKRLIQKAIDNGEIPQARVEESVKKILLTKYFLGINQYTPKNPQNINSDLNNASHTAIVQEMYSNALTLIKDEKKLLHLKENTYYVPLEEASYQTFANEMQSSVIFKKANEIKTIPAGSTVLVGFHKDNSTAYKPYKISVESKRILNELSKKHNVILNVFGSPYALKDIDLSKISTVLVSYENNDDSMTATANALKGKTKIHGRLPVLVNDNLKAGAGIDLKAKSN; encoded by the coding sequence ATGAAAAAATTATCAAACGTAGCGCTTATCGTTTTATTAATTTTAAATGTAAATCTTCATGCTCAGTATCAGCCCAAAGATTGGTCTAAAGCGGATATCAAAAAAGCTGAAAAATGGGTTGACGACAAATACAATTCCCTCTCCCAAAGCGAAAAACTGGGTCAGCTGTTTATAGTGGCACTTTATACCAATAAAGGTGATAATCACATAGATGAAATCAGAAATATCGTTAAAAATGAACAGATTGGTGGTCTTATTCTGATGCAGGACGATGCTGCGAGAGAAATCACTCTTGTTAACGAATTTCAGCAAAAATCTAAGACTCCAATGATGATCGGGATGGATGCAGAATGGGGATTGTACCAGAGAATTGCCACGGCTCACAAATACCCTTGGGCAATGACACTCGGAGCTATTCAGGATAAAGATCTGATTGAAAAAATGTCTGCCAAAATTGCAGAAGACTGTCACAGAATGGGGATCAACTGGGACTTTGCACCAGTGGTGGATGTCAACACTAACCCAAATAATCCTATTATCGGAAACAGAAGTTTCGGTTCAGAAGTAAAGAATGTTACCAAATCTGCCCTCGCCTACTCCAACGGCTTGCAGAACAACAATATTCTTGCTGCTATCAAACACTTCCCTGGCCATGGCGATACCAGCACAGATTCTCACCTGGATCTTCCAGTAGTTTCCCATAAAATTGACAGGTTAAATGAGGTTGAAATTGCTCCCTTCAAAGCTCTGATGAATAAAAATATCGGCGGTGTGATGGTCGCTCATCTTTACGTTCCCGCTTTGGAATCCAGAAAAGGTATTCCTGCTTCCGTATCACAAAATATTGTCACAGGATTACTGAAAGAGAAACTTGGCTATAAAGGTTTGATCATCACGGATGCCCTAAACATGGGTGCTGTAGCCAATAAATACAAGCCAGGCGAACTGGATGCTATGGCTTTCAAAGCAGGAAATGACATTATGTTGTTTTCTCAGGGAGTTGCTGAAGGTAAAAGATTAATTCAAAAAGCAATCGATAACGGCGAAATTCCGCAGGCGAGAGTGGAAGAAAGTGTAAAGAAAATTTTGTTAACCAAATATTTTTTAGGCATAAACCAATACACTCCGAAAAATCCGCAAAATATCAATTCTGATCTGAACAATGCTTCACATACGGCGATTGTTCAGGAAATGTACTCAAATGCTTTAACTTTAATTAAAGACGAAAAGAAACTTTTACATTTAAAAGAAAACACATATTACGTTCCTCTAGAAGAAGCATCTTATCAGACTTTTGCTAATGAAATGCAAAGTTCGGTGATTTTTAAAAAAGCAAATGAGATTAAAACGATTCCGGCTGGCTCAACGGTATTGGTAGGTTTTCATAAAGATAATTCTACAGCGTACAAACCTTATAAAATATCTGTTGAATCCAAGAGAATCCTCAACGAACTTTCAAAGAAACACAATGTCATTCTGAATGTTTTCGGAAGTCCGTATGCTTTGAAGGATATTGATCTGTCTAAAATTTCAACTGTTTTAGTTTCTTACGAGAACAATGATGATTCGATGACAGCAACAGCCAATGCTTTGAAAGGAAAGACAAAAATTCACGGTAGACTGCCGGTTTTAGTGAATGATAATCTAAAAGCGGGTGCGGGAATTGATCTTAAAGCAAAATCAAATTAA
- the ribA gene encoding GTP cyclohydrolase II — protein MITIQAEANVPTEHGTFRMIAFAENAQDWMPHMAIVAENTDFTQPVNVRFHSECITGEVFHSQKCECGQQLDAAMKYMHEHGGIVIYLRQEGRNIGIINKLRAYSLQEKGFDTVQANLELGLPADDRNFGVAIDILNNLEIKKINLLTNNPEKVRFVEESNIELNSRIPLQIPANENSRGYLQTKKDFFGHLLDDNDR, from the coding sequence ATGATTACAATTCAGGCGGAAGCTAATGTTCCTACAGAACACGGTACTTTCCGGATGATTGCGTTTGCAGAAAATGCTCAGGACTGGATGCCGCACATGGCAATTGTTGCTGAAAACACAGATTTTACCCAACCTGTAAACGTCAGGTTTCATTCAGAATGTATTACAGGAGAAGTTTTTCATTCTCAAAAATGTGAATGCGGACAGCAACTGGATGCAGCAATGAAATATATGCATGAACACGGGGGCATCGTTATTTACCTTCGTCAGGAAGGCAGAAATATAGGAATAATCAATAAACTTCGTGCATATTCGCTCCAGGAAAAAGGTTTTGACACTGTTCAGGCTAATCTGGAACTCGGACTTCCCGCAGATGACAGAAACTTTGGTGTTGCCATAGATATTTTAAACAATCTGGAAATAAAAAAAATCAATCTGCTCACAAACAATCCTGAGAAAGTAAGATTTGTTGAAGAAAGCAACATTGAACTTAATTCCCGCATTCCATTACAAATCCCGGCAAACGAAAATAGCCGCGGATATCTTCAGACAAAGAAAGATTTTTTCGGTCATCTTTTGGATGATAATGACAGATAA
- a CDS encoding DUF4254 domain-containing protein, producing MNFTETAWKVFNQSIEDYHVLDSVDTPINNPYELNSLERILYAKNWIDTVQWHFEDIVRDENIDPVEALKLKRRIDASNQQRTDLVEFIDSWFLDKYQDISPKADAKINTETPAWAVDRLSILALKVYHMALEANRDTASEEHRANCQIKLDVLLTQKVDLSVSIDQLLLDIENGNVRMKVYKQMKMYNDESLNPILYQKEQK from the coding sequence ATGAATTTCACCGAGACAGCCTGGAAAGTCTTCAATCAGAGTATTGAAGACTATCATGTTTTAGATAGCGTAGATACCCCAATCAACAATCCTTATGAACTCAACAGTTTGGAACGTATTTTGTATGCAAAGAATTGGATTGATACCGTTCAGTGGCACTTTGAAGATATTGTCAGAGACGAAAATATAGACCCTGTTGAAGCTTTAAAACTTAAAAGAAGAATAGATGCTTCAAACCAACAGCGTACTGACCTAGTAGAATTTATAGACAGTTGGTTTTTAGATAAATATCAGGATATTTCTCCTAAAGCAGATGCAAAAATTAATACTGAAACTCCAGCGTGGGCTGTAGACAGATTATCTATTTTAGCACTTAAAGTCTATCACATGGCTTTGGAAGCAAACAGAGATACTGCATCTGAAGAGCATAGGGCAAACTGTCAGATTAAATTGGATGTACTTCTTACTCAGAAAGTAGATCTTTCAGTTTCAATAGATCAGCTTCTTTTGGATATTGAGAACGGGAATGTTAGGATGAAAGTGTACAAACAGATGAAAATGTACAATGATGAAAGTCTTAACCCAATCCTTTATCAAAAGGAGCAAAAATGA